One part of the Girardinichthys multiradiatus isolate DD_20200921_A chromosome 10, DD_fGirMul_XY1, whole genome shotgun sequence genome encodes these proteins:
- the gdf2 gene encoding growth/differentiation factor 2: MKISRTFLLQMCVILVVSIASCTCKPLSNNIQSEELEKFYLQLSEDLLEEENTEPQMEDFLPNMKEGFLRQLNLSDVPQEDRKISPPQFMLELYNKYASNRSAVPQFDVIRSFTVQDVSLNMTNGPKSRCRLLFNISVPNHEKIITAELQLLFFPDARSNVTSQSFKATVKVYEADGNNFASSTHLLYGEEVVASQSTRAKFEVTRAIQSWIKSGQGPTAFDVVVDRKDCGASDSTKGKGCLNMSMSVGDNAAAALIIFSDDFNSRRRETKKELKEMILHEEEIFLLTGADWNRGNQVPSEVPHFQRPRRTKRKADREYCHRTSLKVNFKDIGWDSWIVAPPEYDAFECRGMCFYPLTDELTPSKHALIQTLVNLRDPKKANMACCVPIKLDPITVMYQENGRITIRYLYEEMKVAECGCR, translated from the exons ATGAAGATATCCAGGACCTTCCTGCTCCAGATGTGTGTGATTCTGGTGGTTTCTATTGCCTCCTGCACCTGTAAGCCTCTCAGTAACAACATCCAAAGCGAAGAGCTGGAGAAATTCTACTTGCAGTTGTCAGAGGATctgttagaggaagaaaacacaGAGCCTCAAATGGAAGATTTCTTGCCAAACATGAAGGAAGGCTTTCTGAGACAACTTAACCTTTCAGATGTTCCACAGGAGGATCGCAAAATCTCGCCCCCTCAGTTCATGTTGGAGCTGTACAACAAGTATGCCTCGAATAGGTCGGCAGTCCCACAGTTTGATGTCATACGAAGCTTCACTGTCCAAG ATGTCAGTCTGAACATGACAAATGGCCCAAAGTCAAGGTGCAGGCTGCTGTTCAATATTAGTGTCCCCAACCATGAAAAGATTATCACTGCTGAACTACAGCTCCTCTTCTTTCCAGATGCCAGGTCAAATGTCACATCACAGAGTTTCAAAGCCACTGTCAAAGTCTATGAAGCTGATGGCAACAATTTTGCATCATCTACACACCTGCTGTATGGCGAAGAGGTGGTGGCCTCACAGAGCACACGGGCAAAGTTTGAAGTGACAAGAGCAATTCAAAGCTGGATTAAGTCAGGCCAAGGGCCAACTGCTTTTGATGTAGTGGTGGATAGGAAGGACTGTGGCGCCTCTGACAGTACAAAGGGAAAGGGCTGTTTGAATATGAGTATGTCTGTCGGAGATAATGCTGCAGCTGCTTTAATAATCTTCTCAGATGACTTTAATAGCAGAAGGAGGGAGACAAAGAAGGAGCTTAAAGAGATGATCCTTCATGAGGAAGAAATCTTCCTTCTCACCGGGGCTGACTGGAACAGAGGGAATCAAGTTCCAAGTGAGGTTCCCCATTTTCAGCGCCCACGTAGAACAAAAAGAAAGGCCGACAGGGAATACTGCCACCGAACCTCGCTTAAAGTCAACTTTAAAGACATCGGCTGGGACAGCTGGATTGTGGCGCCTCCAGAGTATGATGCCTTTGAGTGCCGAGGAATGTGTTTCTACCCGCTGACAGATGAGTTGACCCCATCAAAGCACGCTCTCATCCAGACGCTGGTGAATCTCAGAGACCCCAAAAAGGCCAACATGGCTTGCTGTGTCCCAATAAAATTGGACCCTATAACAGTCATGTATCAGGAGAATGGGCGCATCACTATCAGATACCTTTATGAGGAGATGAAGGTGGCAGAGTGTGGTTGCAGGTAG
- the gdf10b gene encoding growth/differentiation factor 10b, producing MATWLFHILSFLILESGGAHFASKGYDGVARQVPGAPPAVDQRVFAQESPNRDMVSVNMLNVYERYSKEPRSRREGNTVRSFKAVPRVLHGKELFQFNLSSIQNSEIILSASFHFHNKRPRHHQRPWRFQKPLHQSIGLQHSHLPSSQFLFYGSSSNSPFATLLGNVSFVSLKKGSWQTRDVTTVVKQARDVDELVITVEVDVGFEAARMQQRGAFSHEHLSLANLPYILVYADDQAIDQPNSVALSLQRYGPFPVGQDASTSTSASRIRRELHLQIQTNDIPEVHFSTLKNHELWQNTYFPAKAKPAVKTGRKHGQMSSEGMSKPQVLNFDERTMKKARRRQWSEPKVCTRRYLRVDFADIGWSEWVVAPKSFDAYYCAGTCGFPIPKLAHPSNHATIQSIVRAVGIIPGVPEPCCVPDQMSPLSVLFLDPDKNMVLKVYPGMSVDTCGCR from the exons ATGGCGACTTGGCTTTTTCACATCTTGAGTTTTTTGATCCTCGAGTCCGGCGGGGCTCACTTCGCGTCGAAAGGTTACGATGGAGTCGCGCGTCAGGTTCCCGGCGCGCCACCGGCCGTGGATCAGCGCGTGTTTGCGCAGGAGAGCCCGAACCGGGACATGGTCTCCGTGAACATGCTCAATGTGTACGAGAGGTACAGCAAGGAGCCGCGGAGCCGCAGGGAGGGAAACACCGTGAGGAGTTTCAAAGCTGTCCCGA GAGTTTTGCACGGCAAAGAGCTGTTCCAGTTTAACTTGTCCTCAATTCAAAACTCAGAGATCATCCTTTCTGCCTCTTTTCACTTCCATAACAAGCGCCCCCGCCACCACCAGAGACCGTGGCGCTTCCAAAAGCCTCTCCACCAATCCATTGGACTCCAGCATTCCCATCTGCCCTCCTCGCAATTTCTCTTCTATGGATCCTCCTCAAATTCTCCTTTTGCAACACTTCTTGGAAACGTAAGTTTTGTATCTCTCAAGAAAGGCTCTTGGCAAACAAGAGATGTGACCACAGTGGTGAAACAGGCCAGGGATGTCGATGAGCTTGTGATCACTGTGGAGGTTGATGTGGGGTTTGAGGCAGCAAGGATGCAACAGAGAGGTGCTTTCAGCCATGAGCATCTTTCTCTGGCCAACCTGCCCTACATCTTGGTATATGCTGACGATCAAGCTATAGATCAGCCAAACAGCGTCGCCTTGTCACTTCAGAGGTACGGGCCTTTTCCTGTTGGGCAGGACGCATCCACCTCCACTTCAGCTTCAAGGATCCGGAGAGAGCTACATCTCCAGATTCAAACCAATGACATCCCGGAGGTTCATTTCAGCACCTTGAAAAACCATGAATTGTGGCAGAACACATATTTCCCGGCTAAAGCTAAACCTGCAGTCAAAACTGGGAGAAAGCATGGTCAGATGAGCAGCGAGGGCATGAGCAAGCCCCAGGTTCTAAACTTTGATGAGAGGACAATGAAAAAGGCGAGAAGGAGACAGTGGAGCGAACCCAAGGTTTGCACCAGACGTTACCTCAGGGTGGACTTCGCTGACATTGGCTGGAGCGAGTGGGTGGTGGCGCCAAAGTCTTTTGATGCCTATTACTGTGCCGGGACATGTGGATTTCCCATACCTAAA TTGGCACATCCCTCTAATCATGCCACCATCCAAAGTATAGTCCGAGCTGTAGGAATCATCCCTGGAGTCCCTGAACCATGTTGCGTTCCAGACCAGATGAGTCCCCTTAGTGTCCTCTTCCTGGACCCTGACAAAAACATGGTACTCAAGGTCTACCCTGGAATGTCTGTGGATACCTGTGGCTGTCGATAG